One genomic region from Leishmania braziliensis MHOM/BR/75/M2904 complete genome, chromosome 35 encodes:
- a CDS encoding putative protein kinase: protein MLGSVDAIDYDGDRVRKVVLRFPALRSGDSESVKEVWPCERIGQGSFGTVYRAVSADYPRLALKISTGKGMRLRQELDVLSRVCTKGRLLLPRFEFGALNKTADLIVIGMELCVPSTLHDLLLSTRITSEAEMLFMAHQAVQAVSYVHMEGCIHRDVKLQNFVFDLDGNLKLIDFGLACNSLKPPAGDVVAGTVSFMSPEMAHNALHKDKRVSVGVAADVWSLGIVLFSIFTQRNPYPSMETPAQAADGFSSGTKNGGAAGTAAAGVSGPGETMSGVEGARGNSVSWQQRMNERLLRRVAAGDWHWPVGVTVSQDLKQLVNSILVTNPEERPSVETILANKVWNLRRRYPPAAVAAFLGVQDDFLLSHDEAHLMRAVEERSAGVTASLLNSRLHSPASTSSEGNGEANPQHSNNDSVRSGGPRTPDTTTPPARGSLKVVQRCGEGGVDGAVAVQVYDVRASTRKRGKPIREISVVMAAETAKTRRSKSARRAKGVVSAPSSCGASRAASAEGDRRTASLAGTALQPSATHTCINSGDDEDEGEVMNRGASPSKHHNRGVLPVRLQDTLDTADTTAAEQRDNLWCSKTSVESSCATPPLFASDQIRPGLQRSGSVELLEDAEAPTVVRVKPSSHNRAASGSRRKRDTSLRQAFSPTLKGGLRGTSGGVPGSTGTTTSAQVLVSQLTSRTASPPSAMNPSPSSSRQASLRRQGSSSATTVSSAPGRAGHKGSSLAMKRAQRVALELSLNVIGQDEADHRRTLSAMLLIEHAWLLASFRLTIEEDQERYSITWLAEEQEKSAAHPHRFKEVLRVMGKKYQYGFVCDLCDYEFLPAGPEEKDLHFFHCPCGRDLCPDCYTAYQQQCTCSCCRVVHPNSCVLREHLFRTGGTQYYIGSRTGSAVAQAGGVRCSFQAAVKHDEEKEGRDETSVPPELPRRRGRPPKQDKNHSPVKQKGNRAAKDTNHRRRGTQAAVDVSVGEVDEMAQLHLPRISIAAMQQQEKRGRGAGAAGKVAPPHRPEDVVVKQRPVESVPEGPWRPFARYKKDRRDEEARQPTPEERDALLNGEWIRHFYLFPHAEPEHDGASGTRADEEEEEPYAFVYHAQPGRTGAIFLTSDFSMHSAVFSMLERQFFVVNQVDTLEGADSTHATSLLKAKAHPELRIAFHALQDIVAYDTNMMKQQRAPGTVSVYQAPRSAYSCNGEPFLYVRWFRFNENRTLSAFLLSNGAVQVFVNNEYELRWFDESRKFLIRYNGVCELVDDGTFALAPAINHLLYDSFDV, encoded by the coding sequence ATGCTCGGCTCTGTTGATGCGATTGACTACGACGGGGACCGTGTGCGCAAGGTGGTGTTGCGATTTCCTGCTTTGCGTAGTGGCGACTCGGAGAGCGTGAAGGAGGTGTGGCCGTGTGAGCGCATTGGTCAGGGCTCCTTCGGCACTGTGTACCGTGCTGTTAGCGCCGACTATCCGCGTCTTGCTCTCAAGATTTCAACGGGTAAGGGCATGCGGCTTCGCCAGGAGCTCGATGTTCTGAGTCGTGTGTGCACCAAAGGGCGCCTCCTGCTCCCACGCTTTGAGTTCGGCGCGCTCAACAAGACAGCAGACTTGATCGTTATTGGGATGGAGCTATGTGTGCCGAGCACACTGCACGACCTTCTCCTTAGCACCCGTATCACCAGCGAAGCAGAGATGCTTTTCATGGCGCACCAGGCAGTACAGGCCGTCTCGTACGTGCATATGGAGGGCTGCATTCACCGAGACGTCAAGCTACAGAACTTTGTCTTTGACCTCGACGGTAACCTGAAGCTGATTGACTTTGGCCTCGCGTGTAACTCGCTTAAGCCACCGGCAGGGGATGTGGTGGCAGGCACGGTGTCGTTCATGTCTCCAGAAATGGCGCACAATGCCCTTCACAAGGACAAGCGCGTGAGCGTCGGTGTGGCTGCCGATGTGTGGTCGCTGGGGATTGTCCTCTTTTCTATTTTCACGCAGCGGAACCCGTACCCGTCGATGGAGACACCGGCTCAGGCAGCGGACGGCTTCTCCAGTGGCACAAAgaacggcggtgctgctggtactgctgcggcgggcgTGAGTGGTCCTGGGGAGACCATGAGTGGCGTGGAGGGCGCAAGGGGCAACAGCGTGAgttggcagcagcgcatgaaTGAGCGTCTGCTAcgccgcgtggcggccggcgaCTGGCATTGGCCTGTAGGCGTTACAGTGTCGCAGGACCTGAAGCAACTTGTAAACTCCATCCTTGTCACCAACCCCGAGGAGCGACCAAGCGTGGAGACAATACTGGCGAACAAGGTGTGGAACTTGCGGCGCCGTTATCCACCTGCAGCTGTGGCGGCATTCCTCGGGGTGCAGGATGACTTCCTGCTCTCTCATGATGAGGCCCATCTGATGCgtgcggtggaggagcgtAGCGCTGGTGTGACAGCATCACTGCTGAACAGCCGCCTACACAGCCCTGCCTCGACCTCGAGCGAGGGCAATGGGGAGGCCAACccgcagcacagcaacaATGACAGCGTACGCAGCGGTGGCCCACGTACGCCTGACACAACTACGCCACCGGCGCGTGGGTCTCtcaaggtggtgcagcgctgcggggAGGGCGGTGTTGATGGGGCGGTCGCAGTGCAGGTGTATGACGTGCGCGCCAGCACCCGCAAGCGCGGCAAGCCCATCCGCGAGATATCTGTCGTCATGGCGGCAGAGACGGCCAAAACACGACGATCTAAATCTGCCCGACGGGCAAAGGGTGTTGTGTCGGCTCCCTCGTCCTGCGGCGCCTCAAGAGCAGCGTCGGCTGAAGGCGACAGGCGAACAGCATCCTTGGCTGGTACGGCGTTGCAGCCCAGTGCCACGCATACGTGTAtcaacagcggcgacgatgagGATGAGGGGGAAGTGATGAACCGCGGCGCCAGCCCGTCGAAGCATCACAACCGCGGTGTGCTGCCTGTGCGACTGCAGGATACCCTGGACACCGCCgacaccacagcagccgagCAGAGGGACAACTTATGGTGTTCCAAGACATCAGTGGAGTCATCCTGTGCCACGCCACCTCTGTTCGCGAGCGACCAAATACGCCCCGGTCTTCAGCGTAGCGGGAGTGTGGAGCTTCTGGAGGACGCGGAGGCGCCAACTGTAGTGAGGGTGAAGCCCTCGTCGCACAACAGGGCTGCATCGGGGAGCAGAAGAAAACGCGATACGTCGCTACGTCAGGCTTTCTCGCCGACCCTCAAAGGTGGCCTTCGCGGCACATCCGGTGGTGTGCCAGGCAGCACAGGGACAACGACATCTGCGCAGGTGCTCGTCTCTCAGCTGACAAGCCGCACCGCGTCGCCGCCTTCAGCCATGAACCCATCCCCATCGTCCTCGCGACAAGCGTCGCTGAGGCGGCAGGGGTCCTCTagcgccaccaccgtttCCTCCGCACCGGGGCGTGCGGGTCACAAGGGATCCTCACTGGCGATGAAACGTGCGCAGCGTGTTGCGCTTGAGCTCAGTCTAAATGTTATTGGCCAAGACGAGGCGGACCATCGTCGTACGCTTTCTGCGATGCTGCTGATCGAGCATGCATGGCTGCTCGCCAGCTTTCGGCTGACCATCGAGGAGGACCAGGAGCGCTACAGCATCACATGGCTTgcagaggagcaggagaagtccgccgcccacccacaccgcttcaaggaggtgctgcgggtgATGGGCAAGAAGTACCAGTACGGCTTTGTTTGTGACCTGTGCGACTACGAGTTCCTCCCAGCCGGCCCAGAGGAAAAAGACTTGCACTTCTTTCACTGCCCCTGCGGCCGCGACCTGTGCCCAGACTGCTACACAGCGtatcagcagcagtgcacgtGCTCCTGTTGCCGTGTGGTGCATCCGAACAGCTGTGTGCTGCGGGAGCACCTTTTTCGGACTGGCGGAACGCAGTACTACATCGGGTCGAGAACAGGGAGCGCAGTTGCGCAGGCTGGTGGTGTGCGGTGCTCATTCCAGGCCGCCGTCAAGCATGatgaggagaaggagggtcGAGACGAGACATCGGTGCCGCCTGagctgcctcgccgtcgtggcCGGCCCCCCAAGCAGGACAAGAACCACTCTCCTGTGAAGCAGAAGGGCAACCGAGCCGCCAAAGACACCAACCATCGGCGACGTGGCACGCAGGCCGCCGTTGACGTTAGTGTGGGTGAGGTGGATGAGATGGCGCAACTTCACCTGCCTCGAATTTCGATTGCTGCAATGCAACAACAGGAAAAGCGTGGCCGCGGAGCAGGAGCCGCTGGGAAAGTAGCGCCGCCACACCGGCCAGAGGATGTGGTGGTGAAACAGCGACCGGTAGAGAGCGTCCCGGAGGGCCCGTGGAGGCCGTTTGCGCGCTACAAGAAGGATCGAAGGGATGAGGAAGCACGGCAGCCGACGCCGGAGGAGCGCGACGCGTTGCTGAATGGGGAGTGGATTCGACACTTTTACCTGTTTCCGCACGCTGAACCAGAGCACGATGGTGCTTCCGGGACTAGGgccgatgaggaggaggaggagccgtACGCGTTCGTCTACCATGCACAGCCAGGCCGCACCGGGGCCATTTTTCTCACAAGTGACTTTTCGATGCACTCGGCGGTTTTTTCCATGCTGGAACGGCAGTTTTTCGTTGTGAATCAGGTGGATACCTTAGAGGGCGCGGATTCCACCCATGCGACGTCGCTGCTCAAGGCAAAGGCTCACCCCGAGCTCAGGATTGCTTTCCACGCACTGCAGGACATTGTAGCGTATGACACGAACATGATgaaacagcagcgcgccCCTGGTACCGTCTCTGTATACCAGGCGCCTCGCAGCGCCTACAGCTGCAATGGCGAGCCTTTCCTCTATGTGCGATGGTTCCGCTTCAACGAGAACCGTACCCTCAgcgcctttcttctctccaaCGGCGCTGTTCAGGTGTTTGTAAACAACGAGTACGAATTGCGCTGGTTTGATGAGAGCCGAAAGTTTCTCATCCGCTACAACGGCGTGTGTGAGCTGGTCGACGACGGCACCTTTGCACTGGCCCCGGCGATCAACCATCTTCTCTACGACTCATTTGACGTGTAG
- a CDS encoding putative ATP-dependent RNA helicase, translating to MKGATLSEPTLAFLRDNMKFTTMAPVQARTIPLFLTNYDVVVEAITGSGKTLAYLIPCLEMLLRPRCREVAKECKNAVFAVLVLPSRELAQQVFQIVKRMLHFVTKGYKNGTPANGLPAYSYQCFIGGRDIQRDVEEFCKQGGNVLVGTPGRLYELLVSSKYASLFNFSQFELLILDEADKLLEFGFRAKLDAILKRLPKQRRTGLFSATQTKELAELARAGMRNPVSVTVRINSLNSANVDTAKPQIPERLSNFYAFTQASEKLDRLVEFLASHKDEKVLVYAMTCASVEWLYEALATVLWKDDADNVFALHGQMKLEKRQKVHRQVTKRSRCVLVCTDVASRGLDIPKVGVVVQYDPPVDPNTFIHRIGRTARMGRSGESVVFLMPQELEYISFMRLQNVPLEALDEERDSVDAAKDAVRSMNARRTLLSSKLSDKCKAIHQAHREKQLSRRERRQQLHEAHRAMMEGKNQRLTKKKEVMGDMCESPSILALRREECHNEKLLSLAARAFVSFLRAYKEHECRYIFQLQLIDLTDLTHGFGLFKIPNCGEIKRMRVLRIPLQEEFAPFVKEMATALREKRQRASEEQSSAAADGGGGGDKGPDAKRHRTERNEKLEALKLLKMSKSERSRAWKQAELDELLKDSYYVKMERRGKVKQHVVDEKMGMDAIENSFMSSRERKEAQLTRKAR from the coding sequence ATGAAGGGGGCTACACTCAGCGAGCCGACCCTGGCGTTCCTCCGCGACAACATGAAGTTCACGACAATGGCCCCCGTCCAGGCTCGCACCATTCCACTCTTCCTCACCAACTACGACGTGGTTGTGGAGGCCatcaccggcagcggcaagacgCTCGCATACCTTATCCCATGCCtggagatgctgctgcgaccACGGTGCCGTGAGGTGGCGAAAGAGTGCAAGAATGCCGTCTTTGCCGTTCTCGTGTTGCCATCGAGGGAgttggcgcagcaggtgTTTCAGATTGTGAAGCGCATGCTGCACTTTGTGACCAAAGGATACAAAAATGGCACCCCAGCGAACGGCCTTCCCGCCTACTCGTACCAGTGCTTCATCGGCGGGCGTGACATCCAGCGCGACGTCGAGGAATTCTGCAAGCAGGGCGGCAACGTACTCGTCGGTACACCAGGCCGCCTCTACGAGCTGCTCGTCTCCTCAAAGTACGCGAGCCTCTTCAACTTTAGTCAGTTCGAGCTTCTCATTCTTGATGAGGCCGACAAACTGCTCGAGTTCGGCTTTAGGGCAAAACTGGATGCGATCCTGAAGCGGCTGccgaagcagcgccgcaccggcTTGTTCAGTGCGACGCAGACAAAAgagctggcggagctggcgcgGGCGGGAATGCGCAATCCGGTGTCCGTCACCGTCCGTATTAATTCCCTCAACTCCGCCAACGTTGATACTGCAAAGCCGCAGATTCCGGAGCGGCTTTCCAACTTCTATGCCTTCACGCAGGCATCGGAGAAGCTGGATCGCCTCGTTGAGTTCCTGGCGTCGCACAAGGACGAGAAGGTGCTTGTCTACGCCATGACGTGTGCAAGCGTGGAGTGGCTCTACGAGGCGCTCGCGACGGTGCTGTGGAAAGACGACGCTGACAATGTCTTTGCTCTCCACGGACAGATGAAGCTGGAGAAGCGACAGAAGGTGCACCGGCAAGTCACGAAGCGTTCGAGGTGCGTTCTCGTCTGTACCGACGTGGCGTCACGCGGGCTGGATATCCCGAAAGTgggcgtggtggtgcagtACGACCCGCCAGTGGACCCCAACACATTCATCCACCGTATCGGCCGCACAGCGCGCATGGGACGCAGTGGTGAGAGTGTCGTCTTTCTCATGCCGCAGGAACTAGAATACATCAGCTTCATGCGGCTGCAGAACGTGCCTCTGGAAGCCCTCGATGAGGAGCGGGACAGCGTCGACGCCGCCAAGGATGCGGTGCGTAGCATGAACGCGCGACGCACGCTGCTGAGCTCCAAGTTGTCGGATAAGTGTAAGGCGATTCATCAAGCGCACCGTGAGAAGCAACTGAGCCGGcgagagcgccgccagcAGTTGCACGAGGCGCATCGAGCGATGATGGAGGGAAAGAACCAGCGACTCACGAAAAAGAAGGAGGTGATGGGAGACATGTGCGAGAGTCCCTCCATTCTCGCGCTGCGTCGAGAGGAGTGCCACAACGAGAAGTTGCTGAGCCTCGCCGCCCGCGCCTTCGTGTCGTTCCTGCGGGCCTACAAGGAACACGAGTGTCGTTACATCTTTCAACTGCAGCTCATCGACCTCACTGACCTGACGCACGGCTTCGGGCTTTTCAAGATTCCCAACTGTGGCGAGATCAAGCGGATGCGTGTGCTCCGCATTCCTCTGCAGGAGGAATTCGCTCCATTTGTGAAGGAGATGGCGACTGCGCTGCgggagaagcggcagcgtgccAGCGAGGAGCAGtccagcgcggcagcggatggcggcggcggcggcgataaAGGCCCAGACGCGAAGAGGCACCGCACGGAGCGCAACGAGAAACTGGAGGCGCTGAAGCTGCTGAAGATGTCCAAGTCAGAGCGCAGCCGCGCCTGGAAGCAGGCGGAGCTAGACGAGCTGCTCAAGGATAGCTACTACGTCAAGATGGAGCGACGCGGCAAGGTAAAGCAGCACGTGGTGGACGAGAAGATGGGCATGGACGCAATTGAGAACTCTTTCATGAGTTCGCGAGAGCGGAAGGAGGCACAGCTTACCCGCAAGGCCCGCTGA